Part of the Bacillus sp. N1-1 genome, TGGAGCTATGCTAATAGCCTGCCTACCTTCTTATTAAAGGGGGTAGTTTTTTCTTTGAATCGCGGGGACGGTTCTGCTGATTCTCATTTGTTCCACTAGTATCCATGATTTATTTTATTGATTTGCTTATCGAGTTTATTTGTATATGGCTAATTAGGAGTGAATCATGAGAACCGTTCCCGTAATTCCAACTGGTTAATCTTTAAAATGAATAAAGTGGCGCACCTCTTTAATACTAAATTACTACACCGACCGAAATCTCTCCAACCCCTCACTCAACCCCTTCGTATATTCATAAACTTCTTGATAAAGCGGATACAATTCCCTGTACATTTCAACGTTTTGAGATACTGGCATATAGGATTCTTCGTAAGAGATGAAGACGCGAGAGCATTCTTCGAGGGAGCTATACCATCCACAGCCATATGCTGCTAGTATGGCTGCTCCGAGGGCTGGTCCTTGTTCGTGAGAGAGGGTAATGATCTTCGTTTCGAAGATATCCGCCTGCATCTGAAGCCACTCTTTATTTTTTGCTCCGCCTCCAATGGAGATGACGGTGTCAATGTGATCGTTGTTTTGCTTTAAGATCTCGAGCGCTTCTTTTAAAGAAAAAGTAACTCCTTCGATCAGAGCACGAACAAAATGTTTTCTCGTATGACTTCCATCCACCCCTATGAAACTAGCTCTAATTGAAGCGTCTGCATGCGGTGTTCGTTCTCCTACTAGATAGGGAGAAAATAACAAACCATTCGATCCAGGAGGGATTTCATCCAGTCCATCTAGTAGAGAAGAGAATGATTCGTTGCTTGCGAAAACGTCACGAAACCAGCTTAGGCTATACCCTGCTGATAAGGTAACGCCCATGCTATAATAAGCATCTTTTTTTCCATGATTAAAATAATGCACCTTACCTTTGTAATCATGTGAGCCTGTTGATTCATAAGTAAGGATGACGCCTGACGTTCCTAAACTGCAAAGCGTTTTTCCTTCTGATAAGATGCCTGCGCCAATTGCGCCGCACGCGTTATCAGCTCCTCCAGCAAACACTTTCGTGGAAATGGAGAGTCCTGTTTCCATGGAGAAGTCCTCCGAAATTTGACCTGCGAAGTCAAAGGATTCCATTAGTGGAGGACATAATGCTGGATTGATTTCTAGAGCGTCACACATTTCATGACTCCATTCTTTCTTCTCTATATCCAATAATAGTGTGCCTGCTGCATCTGTATAATCCATTCCGATGTGACCTGTCAGGCGGTACCGAAGATAGTCCTTCGGGAGGAGGAAGCGATGTGATTTCTCATAGAGGTCTGATTCATTTTCCTTTACCCATAGTATCTTTGGCAACGTGAAGCCTTCTAACGCCTGGTTTTTCGTAATAGACAGAAGCCGATCTTTCCCGATTACCTCTTCAATCTCCCTACATTGGTGTGTTGTTCGCGTATCATTCCATAAAATCGCATTTCTAAGCACTTGATTCTCTTCGTCTAGAAGAACCAAACCATGCATTTGGCCTGAAAAGCTAATTCCTTCAATGTCCTCTACTCTACCATTAAAGTTCTGAAGCAAATCGATGATGATTTCTTTTGTTTTACTGTACCAAAGCTCTACGTCCTGCTCGCTATAGCTAGATTTCTCATTAATTAATGGATAGTCTTTGGATGAGGAGTAATGCACAATCCCCCCTCGATCGACTAGAATGGCTTTTACTGCGCTTGAACCTAGGTCAATTCCTATTACATATTTCATTAATAGCCTCCTATAGTTAAGAAATGTGACTTATTTACTATTTCCTCCGAAAAAAATGCATAAGTATGATAAAATTCTAATAAATTATCAACTTTATACTGAATAAGAGGTGATGAAAGTGCTACGTGATGATCAGCTTAATGTTTTTTGGATGTCTCGCATCGACTATGAAAAGAATACTGGCGTAAAAAGCCATTTTCACGATGATTTGTATCAATTTATCTATCTAATTGATGGTGAAGGAACGATGCAAATTAATGATGAAGTCTTTGACTTACTTCCGAAGCATGCTTACTTCATCTCAAAAGGCGATAAGCATCGTTTCTATTTTACTAGTCACTCTTCTACTATCGACCTTAAATTCGATGTGATCAGTCAAGCATTACAAGGACTATTTCATAATGAGAAGTTTCCGACCCCTTATTTCATGGGCGAATCTCCTAAACTGAAAGAATTGTTTAAACTATCGATCCGTAATATACAAAAATCTACTCCTATCATTCCCTATCGGATTGATGTTGGTTTTAAAGATATTCTACTAGCTATCCTACAGGATAAAAATGAATTATTAGAAAAAGATTCTCGACCCTCTTCTTCATTTAATAGAGAGCCTCATCCAGACTTCCCAGTTATTGAATACATGCTAGAACATTTGGATTCTAGAATAACACTTGAAGACATTGCGAAACACTTTAACTTTCACCCACACTATATTATTGATCTCTTTCGGAAGAAATTTAATACAACTCCAATGAAGCTTCTACAGGAGTTGCGAATTGAGAAGTCAAAAGAATACTTAGAGTTTAGCAACTACACGGTAACTGAAATAGCAGCATTCGTTGGTTTATCAGCACCTTATTTCTCGAGGTTATTTCAATCGAGAGAAGATCTTTCCCCAACAGAATACAGAGAACAGGCTTTAACTGTCGTCGGGAAGCACATTATTCTTGAAGAGGAATTTTCTCCTACGTTACAAAAACAACCTAAAATCACAAGAGATATTTAATACACTATTATTGAAATAAACTCGGTATATACAAGGTCAACTGTGGAATAAAAGCAACAACGATTAAAATTGCAATCATGCTTAAGTAGAATGGCAGCAATGCCTTAATGGCGCTTTCCATTGGGATTTTAGCGATCGCGCTACCGATAAATAAAGCTCCTCCAACTGGCGGGGTTACGAGTCCAATCGCCATACAAATCATCATCACAATACCATAATGAATGGGATCCATGCCGATGCTTGTTGCAATTGGTAACAGAATCGGTGTTGTGATGAGTATGATTGGTGCAACATCAAGGATCGAACCAAGCAGTAGTAGAATGAAAATGAGTATAAAAGTAATCAGAATTGGGTTACTCGTAAGACTCAGTAAATTCTCCGAGATGAGCGTTGGAACCCGTAATACAGCAAGCAGCCACGCAAAGCCGCTTGAAGTAGCGATCAAGAATAGAACTAACGCTAGTGTTTTAAACGTACGTTTTAATACGGGAATAATTTCAGATATTGGTACATCTTTATTGAAAACAAAGCTAACGCCAAAAGCATACATAACAGCAATCGCAGCAGATTCTGTAACTGTAAAAATCCCGCTCATAATTCCACCGATAATAATGACCCCTGTCATTAACCCAGGTATGCTTCCCTTCGTTGCAACGAGAATTTCTTTAAACGAAGATGGCTTCTCTGCAGGGTAATTTCTTTTCACTGCAATAACATACGCTGTAATCATTAACCCAAGACCTAATATGATTCCTGGAATGATTCCTCCAAGAAATAGAGAGCTGATCGAAAGGCCTCCCCCAGCTGCTAATGCATAAATGATCATATTATGGCTTGGTGGAATAACAATTCCCTGTGTTGCCGACGTGACAGTAACTGCCACTGAGTAGTCAGCGTCATATCCTTTGTTCTTCATCATCGGAATCATCACTGAGCCTGTTGAAGATGTATCAGCTAAAGCGGATCCAGAGATCCCACCAAAAAGCATGCTGGAACTGACATTCACCATTCCTAACCCACCTCTAAATCTACCAACTATGACATCAGATAATCGAATCAACTTTTGAGAAATTCCACCAGTATTCATAATTTCTCCTGCTAGAATAAAGAACGGAATCGCTAATAATGGGAAACTATTCACTCCAGCGACCATTCGTTGAGCGAGAATTGATAGAGGAATATCAAGAAGGAAAGCAACGACTATAGATGTTAGTCCCATCGCTAAAGCAACTGGTACGCCAATGACTAGAAAAACTAAAAACGAAATAATTAACGTGGCTATAATCATGTTTCCTCCACCCCATTTTCCTCGGTGTACCCCCTCCATACTCCCACAAACTCGAACAATAAATATAGAATAATTAATGCTCCAGCTACTGGTACGACAACGTAAAGTACAGCGGAAGGAATACCTATTCCTGGAATGCTTGAGCCTAACATTTCATAGGAGAACTTACTTCCTTCAATAAACATAAATAAACCAAATACTATGGCTAGTAGTCTTTGAACAACATGTAAACCACTTTTGAGTTTAGCAGGCAATTTATCTTCAAAAATGGTGATACGGATATGACTATGATCTTGAAAACCAATGGCGATGCCAAGAAAACCTATCCATACCATTAGCAAGAGTGACATCGGTTGAATCCATGTAGGCGTGTAATTGAACCCAAACCTTGAAATAACCTGGTAACTAATAATGATAGCCATTAAGCCAATCATGATGAGAACAAATGATTCCGTTATCTTTCTAATCGAAATCAGTATCTTATTCATGACATCATTCCCTCCCTCAGGTCGTCCATTTTAATGAGGCAAAGAGCAAACGTTGCTCTTTGCTCACCTTTTATTTTGCGTCTTCGATCGATTGGAATAAATCACCGTATGTTGATTCATAGTCTTCATAAAGAGGTTCGACTTTCTCTTTGAATGCAGCACGTTCTTCGTCAGATAGCTCCACAACGTTATTTCCAGCTTCCTTTACACGATCCATTGCCGTTTGGGAATATTCGTCATATTCTTCTAGCTGTGTTTCTTCTGATTCCATTGCCGCTTCCTTGATGATCCCTTGATCTTCTTCTGAGAGCTTGTCCCAAGATTGCTTACTCATGAATAATACTCCAGGAATCCGCAGGTGCTCAGAAAGGGTAAAGTTTTTAGCAACTTCGAAATGTCCGTCTGCGACATATGTGCTCACATTGTTTTCTCCACCTTCGATTACACCCATTTGTAAAGCACTGTATACTTCTGAAGCTGCAAGTGGCGTAGGAGAGGTTCCTAGTTTCTTGAAAGCATCAATTAGAATATCATTTTGCATGACACGAATTTTTTTACCTTCTACATCCTCAACTGCTTCGATTGGATCAGTGGAATAGAAACTACGTGCACCTGCATCGTAGAAAGCTAGTCCAATAAGGTCAGATTTCTCTAAATCCGAGAACAATTCATCCTTAAGTGAAGAATCTAACGCGTTCCACATATGCTCTCTACTATCAAAAAGGAATGGGAAGCTAAAAACTCCAAGGCTATCTGCGAACTGAGTCAATGGGCCAGCATTTGCACGCCCAATATCGATAATTCCTACCTGAGTTTGTTCAATTGTTGTTGTTTCATCACCAAGTTGACCACCCGTGTAGACTTCTACTTTAATCCTGCCATCCGAAAGCTCCTCTACACGTTCAGCGAACTCTTTCTCTGCAATGGAATCGGGGTATTCATCTACTTGCGGCTCAGAGAGCTTTAAGACAATCTGATCACCCGTTTTGGCAGCGCTCTCATTTCCTGCATTGCTTGTCGTTCCTTCCGAAGAACAACCTGTGATACTGACAGCCATGACTAAAGCAGATACGAATACAGTTAGCTTCCCACTTAATTTCTTCAAATTTCCCAGCCCCTCACTTTATAATTGATTTTGAATCGCTTGTATACGTTGCTCATATTCAGCTTCACTTAATCGCTTTTTTTTCTGAGGAGCGTTTACGAACGCTCCTCCCCACTCTTCTCCATTTTCATATTTAGGTACAATATGAAAATGGAGGTGAGATACTAGATCACCATAAATCGCATAGTTAAGCTTCGAAGAATGAAACGTATTCTGCAAAGCTTTCGCCGCATTCGCTACATCTTCCATAAACCTTTCACGTTCTATAGAGCTTAACTCAAACAATTCTCGCTTATGATCGTTGAATGCTAGTATACTTCTTCCTATATGCGTCTGATCTTTATTAAGGTAGAATGTTGAAGTTGATAAATCAGCTATTGGCATCATCAAGTTAGTTAGTCGACTGTCTTTTTCACAGTAAAAACAAGAGTCAGTCATGATCCGCGTCCCATTCGCAATCAATCATAACGTGTATCGTGTCACCGCGGTGGTTGTTTCTCGTTTTAAACGCTTCGTCGACTTGAGACAGAGGGAAGGTGTGGGTAATTGTTTCCTTCGTATTGACAAGCCCATCCATCACTAGTTTTAGCCCTTCATCAAAATAACGACGATTGTCTATATCACGCTTTGGCTCAGTGGATAAAATATCAAGTCGCTTCTTATGAACTTTAAAGAAGTCAACGGGCTCATGACAGGTACCAATGCAACCGTACATCACAATCCTTCCATTTTGGGCAGCCGCATCGATTGCATCTACCATTCCTGATCCTTCAAGTAAGCAAGGAATAACAACATCAAATCCTTCAGGAAAATCTTCCCCCACTACATCCATCGTTTTGGAATCTGCAGACGGCATTTTATACGTATGAGTCGCTCCATATTTCTTTGCAAGCTTTAGTTTTTCATCAAATAAATCCGTTACTATTAAATTCTTTGGACTATAGAGTTTAATCACTTGAGTTAGCGCTAGCCCACTTACCCCTTGCCCCATAATGAGAACATTTTTATTTGGTGAGATATCTGCATTTTCAGCTGCTGATAGTAAAGCCGGTACTACTTCGATCAATGATCCTTCGACTAGTGGTAGCTCTTTAGGAAGAACCTTTACCGAGAAAGGACTGCAACATACGTACTCTGCGAATGCTCCCCAGATATAACGAAGTGCGACATGGTCACCTTCTTGCAATCCAAGAACATTCTCTCCCACTTTATCAATTACACCAGCTACTTCGTGTCCCAATCGTGTTGGATATGAAATAAATTCAGGTTCCCGTGCCCCGCGGTAAACTTCTACATCACTCCCACAAATCCCAACCCATTTCACCTTGATTCGAACTTCTCCTTCAGCAGGCTCAGGAATTGCAGCTCGCTTAATTTCAATTTTCTCTATATCTGAAAGCACCGCACACATTTGCGTACCTTCACCACCGTGATCCACTAATTGCATTGGAGGAACTGTCATTTTACTTACCATACTTCATCTCTCCCTTTCCGAAATCGTATTGTAAACACTTACATTTACTATTTCAAATATAGATGATGGGCAAATGTATTCATATAGAGAGAACTCAAATGAATTTAACCAAAATTCAGATACATTAACAACAACCTAATATTGGAAGGGTTCCAGCCTATTCAAAGTAATACCAATTAACCATGTATATCTGAGTATTAGACAAGAGGATACTCATAATTGTCATAGAAAAAAGAGAGCTACTAGATTATGCTACAGGGAACACCATTATTAATTTAGGAGGGATTACATGATTTCACGTGAAGAATACAATAAAATAAAAAAGGAAACGCTAGCTTATTTTCAAAAAGCAAACATAACTTTAACGGATAACGAAGTCGATCGCATTGAGGTGGCCGATTTCGGACTCAATCGTATACGAGAATTCGGCTTGCAATTAATTGAATATGTTAATACAGAACGCTGCTGCGCAAAGGACCTTGTACTACTTCCGAATCAAACGTGTCCTGAACATTTACATCCTCCTGTAGGAGATTCACCAGGGAAAGAAGAAACGTTCAGGTGTCGTTTTGGAACCGTTTACTTATATGTACCAGGACCAGCAACACCTGCACCTAAAACATTGATCCCAGTTGACAAGCAAAATGCTTTTACGGTTTGGAATGAAATAACCCTAATTGAGGGAGAGCAATACACACTAGAGCCAAATACTCTCCACTGGTTTCAAGCAGGGAATGAAGGAGCCATCATTTCTGAATTCTCAACAAAAAGCACGGATGAAAATGATATTTTCTCAGATGAAGAGATTAAAAGAATTCCGGTGGTGGAATAAAGTGGTTATTTGTGCCAATGACTTGTGAAAAAAGCATGACCTTCATAGATAAGCTTATTGTAGGCACCCCTTATAGGTAACAAAGCTTAGAAGCAATTTTAGAGATTTATATTTTCTTTTATCTTTATTCTTTCTTAAGAAATTGAAAGATTCACCCGTCTGTGACGGTTCTACTAGTTCATTTTAAAATACAAAAAACCAGTTGAACTATAATGCATATTAGTTCAACTGGTTTTTTCTAAGAATCACGGGGACGGTTCTCATGATTCATCACCTGTTATTGAATACATACTTAATAATTCAAGCCCTATAAATCAATGTCTGTGAAACTCCCAATATCCTCGCCATCTGCCTTTGTGATAACCTCTCAACACCTTTCAATAAGTAGTGCTCAGATCCATGATTGGCTTTTAGAAGCTAGAATGTAAGGATTGTGGATGAATGGGAGTGGAGTGTAGACGTCAAGTTGAATTTTACACTTTTTGCTCGTTTCCTTTTTACACTTCTGCTTAAAAAATGCTCTTTCGATTTTTCATCCGGTGACTTTCCTCTTCTTCACCACCATGAAGCACTTCCACACGATGAAGTAAGCGATCTAAAATCGCTGTGGTGATACCTTGGTCTCCGATTAAATTGCCCCATTCATCTGGACTCTTATTTGATGTCAGGATAATCGAACTTCGTTCGTATAAATGATTAATTAAATGAAAGAATAGGTTTGCTTCTCTTTGGTCCATGGCCATATACATTAAATCATCGATGATCACTAGGTCGGCATTTCTAATTCTCTTAAGCTGAACTTTAGATTTGTTCAGGTATCCCTTGCCAGAAATCCGCCGAAGAACTCAGAAGGATAATCCTAGGCTCTTGAATCACGCAAACTTTTGACATCCTACCACTTTTCAAAACGATAGAAATCAATGAATATTTATAGATTCAAAAGTTAATACTTAATGAAATTTAAAAATAAATTTGTATTTACCTATATATTCATAAGTGCTAAAACCGCACAATAATACTAATATTTATGTAGTTTTATTCCCTCTTATAAAACTACTGTATATAGCTAAAATAATAATAAACACAAACCCCGTTTGTAAATAATGGAATGGAATGGATGATAGCATAAATATTAAATATGGTGTAATTACACCTATATATATATGACTAATTATGACTTCATTGATTCTTTTCCCAAAAATTTTTGTTAAAGGTAAAAATATATTATATAAAAGAAATAGTAGGTATAAACAAAGTCCTATTAAGCCATTTCTAAAAATGATTAAAATATAATTATTATCAAAACTATCCATTATTGCTTTTCCCGGGCCATTTCCTAATAGTGGATGTAACTTAAAGTAAACTATAGCTGTCTCCCAAGCATCCACCCTCGTAGTAAAGTTTAGCTGTATATTTTCTATATCCCTGAATCTTTTAAAAGACTCCATAATGTATGGATAAATAAAAGAAATTGTTATTAAAGATATGAGTAATGCTGCAATTAGTAATTTAATTTTGATTCTTAGTTTAATAATATTATTACTAACAAATAGTGTAAGTAATAATATAACTGCTAAACTGACAATTAAAGAAATCACACCTGTTCTAGACCCTGTATAAAGTAATAAAATGGTTAATATAATCGTCATAAATAAGAAGTATTTTTTTTTATGATAAATCAATAATGTAAAGAAAATATTAATAAGTACATTCAAGAACAGCGCATTGTAATTCGGATTGTAAAAAGTACCAACTATTCTCTGACTTGTTGAATTTATGCCTCTGGATTTTCCATAATCATAAATATACTGAAGCACATTTCTGAAATCCAGCAAATTGGTTAATTCCAACAATGAGAATGCAATAATTATCCAAATTACAAAATTCAATATTTTGATATACTTTTTTGAATAACCTGAATGAAATATATCTAGATTATATACAGTGATAAAGAGGAGCAGATATGTAAATGGTCTATAAATTTCAAATGCGTCTTGAATAATTACTTGATTATAAAAAATCGAAAAAAATAAACTGATTAACTCTATAAAGAAAATAAAGAGTAAAAATAATACATTAATATCCTTTGGTATAATTTTGTCTTTTACATTTATAAAAACAAAGGCTACTACTAGTAATGAAATGAAATCAATCAACCTCATGCCAAAACTAGGACCTAGCAATAGCGTGGGTGACGGACGTAATATGACAAACAATATTAGCAAAATACCTAATTTGTTTTGAAAACTAGTATTTCTTTTTTCATCGTTTTGAACCTTCATACAGAACCACCATTCACTCTATTTCACTTTTAATAAATTAAATTCAACATTTCTACCGATAAACAAACCTTTTGTAATCGAATAAAACATTATTTTACTAATGAGGAATTTTTTTGGGTTGTACGCAAAAATACAAATAAATAAAGAAATGAGTTGAACTAAAAATGTCACTCCAAGAAAGAATCCACTTAGACTAAACATTGAAATTAATAAAGTAAATACAGAAATCACATCACATAACCAGGGTACTAAAAACTGCATAATAGGTTTGTGATGTAACAAGACGTCAAAATTTCTATTTATCAAACTTTCCTTAATTACCTGTCCGATACCACTACTTCTCTTAGAAAATAACGCCTTTATTTTAATTTTATTATTACTTTTTCTGTCATAATGATCTATCATATCTACGTTAATTTCTTTAACGAAGTAGCCATTACTTAACAATCTAATATACAATTCTGGTTCTTCTGATGCAATTAAATGTCCGCTATACCCACCTACTTTTTTAATAACACTACTTTTTGCTAAAAGAGCTCCTCCAAAGTGAGTGGCTTTCTTTTCAACATTAGTCTTATAAACATTTTTGTTAATAACATTATTACCATTTCCATTTTTCACAATATCATTTCTTATACCTATTATTCCTCCGATATGCTTTTTAACAAATAATTTTGGAATTGCTATCTCTATAAACCCCGAATGTAATACCATATCAGCATCTAAAAAAAGAATGTATTTTCCACAGCTTTTTTCGCAGCCTATATTCCTAGCCAAAGAAGCTGTGTAGAAATTAGAATTGATTATTTTGTAAATGCTAAAATTTTTGAATTCAAATTCACTAGCGATTTTAATAGTATTGTCCTTTGAATTTGAATCAACAAAAATCACTTCATAATTATAGGTTGTATTTTTCATTGCAGATTCTATTGATTCTAAACATCTTCCTATATTTTGTTCTTCATTTTTACCGATAATTACAATTGATAATTCAATATTCATAAATTCACATACTTTCATTCTGATCTATCATCTTTAATACTTGTTTAATATGTATATCCCAAGTGAATTTTTTCTCTACCACTTTTCTAGATCTTTCTTTCATAGCAATCATTTTCTTCTTATCATTAAAATACTGAATAATAATATTAGTTAATTCAAAGGTGCTATCATTAATAAGGTATCCTGTAATATTATGTTCTATAATTTCTGATGAAGCAGTTATTATTTTTGGTGCATCTTCTTTCAGCCCTACACAT contains:
- the xylB gene encoding xylulokinase; amino-acid sequence: MKYVIGIDLGSSAVKAILVDRGGIVHYSSSKDYPLINEKSSYSEQDVELWYSKTKEIIIDLLQNFNGRVEDIEGISFSGQMHGLVLLDEENQVLRNAILWNDTRTTHQCREIEEVIGKDRLLSITKNQALEGFTLPKILWVKENESDLYEKSHRFLLPKDYLRYRLTGHIGMDYTDAAGTLLLDIEKKEWSHEMCDALEINPALCPPLMESFDFAGQISEDFSMETGLSISTKVFAGGADNACGAIGAGILSEGKTLCSLGTSGVILTYESTGSHDYKGKVHYFNHGKKDAYYSMGVTLSAGYSLSWFRDVFASNESFSSLLDGLDEIPPGSNGLLFSPYLVGERTPHADASIRASFIGVDGSHTRKHFVRALIEGVTFSLKEALEILKQNNDHIDTVISIGGGAKNKEWLQMQADIFETKIITLSHEQGPALGAAILAAYGCGWYSSLEECSRVFISYEESYMPVSQNVEMYRELYPLYQEVYEYTKGLSEGLERFRSV
- a CDS encoding AraC family transcriptional regulator translates to MLRDDQLNVFWMSRIDYEKNTGVKSHFHDDLYQFIYLIDGEGTMQINDEVFDLLPKHAYFISKGDKHRFYFTSHSSTIDLKFDVISQALQGLFHNEKFPTPYFMGESPKLKELFKLSIRNIQKSTPIIPYRIDVGFKDILLAILQDKNELLEKDSRPSSSFNREPHPDFPVIEYMLEHLDSRITLEDIAKHFNFHPHYIIDLFRKKFNTTPMKLLQELRIEKSKEYLEFSNYTVTEIAAFVGLSAPYFSRLFQSREDLSPTEYREQALTVVGKHIILEEEFSPTLQKQPKITRDI
- a CDS encoding TRAP transporter large permease; translated protein: MIIATLIISFLVFLVIGVPVALAMGLTSIVVAFLLDIPLSILAQRMVAGVNSFPLLAIPFFILAGEIMNTGGISQKLIRLSDVIVGRFRGGLGMVNVSSSMLFGGISGSALADTSSTGSVMIPMMKNKGYDADYSVAVTVTSATQGIVIPPSHNMIIYALAAGGGLSISSLFLGGIIPGIILGLGLMITAYVIAVKRNYPAEKPSSFKEILVATKGSIPGLMTGVIIIGGIMSGIFTVTESAAIAVMYAFGVSFVFNKDVPISEIIPVLKRTFKTLALVLFLIATSSGFAWLLAVLRVPTLISENLLSLTSNPILITFILIFILLLLGSILDVAPIILITTPILLPIATSIGMDPIHYGIVMMICMAIGLVTPPVGGALFIGSAIAKIPMESAIKALLPFYLSMIAILIVVAFIPQLTLYIPSLFQ
- a CDS encoding TRAP transporter small permease, encoding MNKILISIRKITESFVLIMIGLMAIIISYQVISRFGFNYTPTWIQPMSLLLMVWIGFLGIAIGFQDHSHIRITIFEDKLPAKLKSGLHVVQRLLAIVFGLFMFIEGSKFSYEMLGSSIPGIGIPSAVLYVVVPVAGALIILYLLFEFVGVWRGYTEENGVEET
- a CDS encoding TRAP transporter substrate-binding protein, which encodes MKKLSGKLTVFVSALVMAVSITGCSSEGTTSNAGNESAAKTGDQIVLKLSEPQVDEYPDSIAEKEFAERVEELSDGRIKVEVYTGGQLGDETTTIEQTQVGIIDIGRANAGPLTQFADSLGVFSFPFLFDSREHMWNALDSSLKDELFSDLEKSDLIGLAFYDAGARSFYSTDPIEAVEDVEGKKIRVMQNDILIDAFKKLGTSPTPLAASEVYSALQMGVIEGGENNVSTYVADGHFEVAKNFTLSEHLRIPGVLFMSKQSWDKLSEEDQGIIKEAAMESEETQLEEYDEYSQTAMDRVKEAGNNVVELSDEERAAFKEKVEPLYEDYESTYGDLFQSIEDAK
- a CDS encoding HIT family protein, which codes for MTDSCFYCEKDSRLTNLMMPIADLSTSTFYLNKDQTHIGRSILAFNDHKRELFELSSIERERFMEDVANAAKALQNTFHSSKLNYAIYGDLVSHLHFHIVPKYENGEEWGGAFVNAPQKKKRLSEAEYEQRIQAIQNQL
- a CDS encoding alcohol dehydrogenase catalytic domain-containing protein; translated protein: MVSKMTVPPMQLVDHGGEGTQMCAVLSDIEKIEIKRAAIPEPAEGEVRIKVKWVGICGSDVEVYRGAREPEFISYPTRLGHEVAGVIDKVGENVLGLQEGDHVALRYIWGAFAEYVCCSPFSVKVLPKELPLVEGSLIEVVPALLSAAENADISPNKNVLIMGQGVSGLALTQVIKLYSPKNLIVTDLFDEKLKLAKKYGATHTYKMPSADSKTMDVVGEDFPEGFDVVIPCLLEGSGMVDAIDAAAQNGRIVMYGCIGTCHEPVDFFKVHKKRLDILSTEPKRDIDNRRYFDEGLKLVMDGLVNTKETITHTFPLSQVDEAFKTRNNHRGDTIHVMIDCEWDADHD
- a CDS encoding D-lyxose/D-mannose family sugar isomerase codes for the protein MISREEYNKIKKETLAYFQKANITLTDNEVDRIEVADFGLNRIREFGLQLIEYVNTERCCAKDLVLLPNQTCPEHLHPPVGDSPGKEETFRCRFGTVYLYVPGPATPAPKTLIPVDKQNAFTVWNEITLIEGEQYTLEPNTLHWFQAGNEGAIISEFSTKSTDENDIFSDEEIKRIPVVE
- a CDS encoding O-antigen ligase family protein, yielding MKVQNDEKRNTSFQNKLGILLILFVILRPSPTLLLGPSFGMRLIDFISLLVVAFVFINVKDKIIPKDINVLFLLFIFFIELISLFFSIFYNQVIIQDAFEIYRPFTYLLLFITVYNLDIFHSGYSKKYIKILNFVIWIIIAFSLLELTNLLDFRNVLQYIYDYGKSRGINSTSQRIVGTFYNPNYNALFLNVLINIFFTLLIYHKKKYFLFMTIILTILLLYTGSRTGVISLIVSLAVILLLTLFVSNNIIKLRIKIKLLIAALLISLITISFIYPYIMESFKRFRDIENIQLNFTTRVDAWETAIVYFKLHPLLGNGPGKAIMDSFDNNYILIIFRNGLIGLCLYLLFLLYNIFLPLTKIFGKRINEVIISHIYIGVITPYLIFMLSSIPFHYLQTGFVFIIILAIYSSFIRGNKTT
- a CDS encoding glycosyltransferase family A protein yields the protein MNIELSIVIIGKNEEQNIGRCLESIESAMKNTTYNYEVIFVDSNSKDNTIKIASEFEFKNFSIYKIINSNFYTASLARNIGCEKSCGKYILFLDADMVLHSGFIEIAIPKLFVKKHIGGIIGIRNDIVKNGNGNNVINKNVYKTNVEKKATHFGGALLAKSSVIKKVGGYSGHLIASEEPELYIRLLSNGYFVKEINVDMIDHYDRKSNNKIKIKALFSKRSSGIGQVIKESLINRNFDVLLHHKPIMQFLVPWLCDVISVFTLLISMFSLSGFFLGVTFLVQLISLFICIFAYNPKKFLISKIMFYSITKGLFIGRNVEFNLLKVK